AGCCCGCCGCCCGTCCGAAGGCGAAGATCAGGAAAGCGCTGCCCTCCGGCAGGCCGAGGTCACGGCGCAGTGCGACGAGGGCGAAGTCGAGGTTGGGAGCGCGGCCGGTGAGGTCGTGCACCGCCTCTGCGATCGCGAGGGCGGCGGGGAGGCGCGGGCCGACGGCGGCCAGGATCGCCTTGGCGCGGATGTCGCCGGATGGATAGAGCGGGTGGCCGAAGCCCGGCATCTCCATGCCGCCCGCGAGGGCGTCGCGCACCGCGGAGGAGATGTCCGGGGCGCTCTCCAGCATCCGCCACACGGCTTCAACGCGCGCCGTGGAGCCGCCGTGCCGGGCGCCCGAGAGTGCAGCCAACGCTCCGACGAGGGCCGCCTTCAGGCTCGCCCCCGCCGAAGCGATGCAGCGCGCGGTGAAGCCGGAGACGTTGAGCTCGTGATCGGCGCAGAGGACGAGCGCGGCGCGCACCCGGTCGGCCGCCTCCGCGTCAAGGCCCCAAGCGTCCGCACACTGGAGGTGGAGGGGGGTGGCCCGGGGGGCCGTCCCCAGCGCGGCGGCCGCTATGAGCCGAATCAACGCGCCGCAGCCTTGCGCGAGACGGTCCGGGGCCTGTTGCCAGCCGGCGGTGTCATCGCCCGGC
The sequence above is drawn from the Acuticoccus sediminis genome and encodes:
- a CDS encoding citrate synthase family protein; this translates as MRGPVQTLSSGEAAALLGVSRQTLYAYVSRGLIAPVERGGQAGSRYARSAVEELAKTRRRGRRPREIARATLDWGVPVLETSITRIEAGALSYRGRDALALAATATWEEVAALLWQMPLASVFPDSAPAAPPAPFVGQADAEVLLARFATAAPGDDTAGWQQAPDRLAQGCGALIRLIAAAALGTAPRATPLHLQCADAWGLDAEAADRVRAALVLCADHELNVSGFTARCIASAGASLKAALVGALAALSGARHGGSTARVEAVWRMLESAPDISSAVRDALAGGMEMPGFGHPLYPSGDIRAKAILAAVGPRLPAALAIAEAVHDLTGRAPNLDFALVALRRDLGLPEGSAFLIFAFGRAAGWIAHALEQRASGTLIRPRAVYVGPRFDPADDADAGA